Proteins encoded within one genomic window of Lysinibacillus louembei:
- a CDS encoding helix-turn-helix domain-containing protein — protein sequence MQGVHLKKFRVKAKMTQSEMAEAIHKSRSAISKIENDEQVIDPFSLVRWTQVTGCEAQAAIIMFGADVIAQAAHMLTLVPAMIIWW from the coding sequence ATGCAAGGTGTACATTTGAAAAAATTTAGAGTAAAAGCAAAAATGACTCAATCTGAAATGGCTGAGGCAATACATAAAAGTCGCTCGGCTATTTCTAAAATTGAGAATGATGAACAGGTAATTGATCCATTTTCGTTGGTCCGTTGGACGCAAGTAACTGGTTGTGAGGCACAGGCAGCAATCATCATGTTTGGTGCAGATGTAATCGCACAAGCAGCGCACATGCTGACACTAGTTCCAGCGATGATAATTTGGTGGTGA
- a CDS encoding group-specific protein, with amino-acid sequence MGLIQFDEAQFLDMAQEEMRKEAKARLDQVENEFVFWDVNKLCEKTCMSRSFVFNTFFWLPDFPKKKVGGKWLMSPKKVAAYLETWLDKQP; translated from the coding sequence ATGGGGCTAATTCAATTTGATGAAGCACAATTTCTTGACATGGCTCAAGAAGAAATGCGCAAGGAGGCTAAAGCAAGGTTAGATCAAGTAGAAAACGAATTTGTCTTTTGGGATGTAAACAAGCTTTGCGAAAAAACTTGTATGTCACGTAGTTTTGTGTTTAATACATTTTTTTGGCTACCTGACTTCCCAAAAAAGAAAGTTGGTGGAAAGTGGTTAATGTCGCCAAAAAAGGTTGCTGCTTATCTTGAAACTTGGCTTGATAAGCAGCCATAA
- a CDS encoding phage antirepressor KilAC domain-containing protein encodes MDQLIQTATNEQGEIIVSGRELHEFLGISTKYMDWIKRMFDYGFTENVDFTVFLKNEPDVTAFGGIRKITDHALKLDMAKEISMIQRNEKGKQARQYFLHLERLWNSPEMVIKRAMDFQQQKIIQLETQIQEDKPYTKFGRVVAISDGAVNIGTFAKMIYEKHGINIGRNKLMAWLRDNGYLIRQEGAEKNLPKQRYIENGWFRVRPAIIARTDGDVQKGTPLITGKGQVALLEILYKEFKNEGA; translated from the coding sequence ATGGATCAACTAATCCAAACAGCAACTAATGAGCAAGGGGAAATCATTGTAAGTGGTCGTGAGCTTCATGAGTTTTTAGGTATTAGCACTAAGTATATGGACTGGATTAAAAGGATGTTTGACTACGGATTCACTGAAAATGTTGATTTCACCGTGTTTCTCAAAAATGAGCCTGACGTAACGGCTTTCGGCGGTATACGAAAAATCACTGACCACGCATTGAAATTAGATATGGCGAAAGAAATTTCTATGATTCAACGTAATGAAAAGGGTAAACAAGCGCGACAGTATTTCTTGCACCTTGAACGTCTTTGGAATAGTCCGGAAATGGTTATCAAACGTGCTATGGACTTTCAACAACAGAAAATCATTCAACTCGAAACTCAAATTCAAGAAGACAAGCCATATACAAAATTCGGACGAGTTGTGGCGATTTCAGATGGAGCAGTAAATATAGGTACATTCGCAAAAATGATATACGAAAAACACGGAATAAACATCGGTCGTAATAAGTTAATGGCATGGCTTCGTGACAACGGCTACTTAATACGTCAAGAAGGCGCTGAAAAGAATCTACCTAAACAGCGTTATATTGAAAATGGTTGGTTCAGAGTTCGCCCCGCTATCATCGCTAGAACAGATGGAGATGTCCAAAAAGGAACGCCTCTCATTACGGGTAAAGGGCAAGTTGCTCTATTGGAGATTTTATACAAAGAATTTAAAAACGAAGGAGCATAA
- a CDS encoding helix-turn-helix transcriptional regulator, whose product MKNPNNIRARLIELRGNKGRTDVAADLGITPQMLGAIERGDRTPSLPLAKKIADYYQTTVDSIFFAENRHDMFLKKLA is encoded by the coding sequence ATGAAAAACCCCAATAACATTCGCGCTCGTTTAATTGAATTACGTGGAAATAAAGGGCGAACTGATGTGGCGGCAGACTTAGGTATAACACCACAGATGTTAGGAGCTATTGAACGTGGGGATAGAACACCGTCTTTACCTCTCGCAAAAAAAATCGCGGATTATTACCAAACGACTGTAGATTCAATTTTTTTTGCGGAAAATAGACACGATATGTTTCTTAAGAAATTAGCATAG
- a CDS encoding helix-turn-helix domain-containing protein yields the protein MFSERLKKLRKSKNLSQYELADRLGFSRGKLANYEQGTREPDFSTLELIAKFFDVSTDYLLGVGSSKTEYDNKAEKDIAKRLKQFEADLENSDGLAFDGEPLSDEAKESLLESMELLLRQTQRINKKYTPKKYRNDE from the coding sequence ATGTTTTCTGAACGGTTGAAAAAACTAAGGAAGTCAAAAAATCTAAGTCAATATGAATTGGCAGATAGATTAGGTTTTTCAAGAGGGAAATTAGCAAATTATGAGCAAGGAACACGTGAACCAGATTTCTCTACATTAGAGTTAATCGCTAAATTCTTTGATGTATCAACTGATTATTTGTTAGGTGTAGGAAGCAGTAAGACCGAATATGACAATAAAGCAGAAAAAGACATCGCCAAACGTTTGAAACAGTTCGAAGCAGACCTCGAAAATTCGGACGGTCTAGCCTTTGACGGCGAACCTTTAAGCGATGAAGCAAAAGAATCGTTACTGGAATCAATGGAATTACTACTTAGACAAACCCAGCGAATCAATAAAAAATATACGCCAAAGAAATACAGAAACGATGAATAA
- a CDS encoding ImmA/IrrE family metallo-endopeptidase → MRLWIKNIVKQLQEKYNTGCPYSLATHLNIHVLQHDLHHEINGYYKYDRRNRYIVINNNLDKQMQRVVCAHELGHAVLHKRVNTPFMRNNTLLSVDKIEREANKFAAELLITDSDLFDFHEQKTIYDVATLHNVPIQLAELKYKGLFL, encoded by the coding sequence TTGCGATTGTGGATAAAAAACATAGTTAAACAATTACAAGAGAAATATAATACTGGATGCCCTTACTCTCTAGCTACACACTTGAATATTCACGTACTACAACACGACTTACATCACGAAATTAACGGATATTACAAATATGACAGGCGCAATCGGTATATTGTGATAAATAACAATTTAGATAAACAGATGCAACGCGTTGTCTGTGCTCATGAATTAGGACACGCAGTATTGCACAAAAGAGTTAACACACCGTTCATGCGAAATAATACACTTTTATCTGTTGATAAAATCGAGCGTGAAGCTAATAAATTTGCAGCAGAATTGTTAATAACGGATAGTGATTTATTTGATTTTCATGAACAAAAAACAATATATGATGTAGCTACCTTACATAATGTTCCTATTCAACTTGCGGAACTGAAATATAAGGGGCTATTTTTATAA
- a CDS encoding tyrosine-type recombinase/integrase: MAYYRKRGNSWEYRIKYNESGQQKTLSKSGFSSKSAARAAAILVEEKLFKGGIDEVRKGEMLFEDWVQRYKKIHDSQRRESSNVSAENGQKKLLARFSGYKLKNINREEYQIFINELLFEHDYSKNTVDRIHGEMMSIINTAVEHERLEKNKLRSISIKKDEDNNKIIFLTLEESQKLLEVMETQEMFKKVMVHILLKTGIRSGELLGLMWKDISFENQTMTIDRQRTRDGLGPLKTDASYRTIVIDDELNDLLKEFQAWQEENKSNDDTYIESEYVMVDETGKLFYHTKPQDMMKNFLRYAKIPERKSTHLLRHTHAVLLLEAGVDIKTVSTRLGHKNINITANTYLHVTQNHEQKSIEKFINYLNF; encoded by the coding sequence ATGGCGTACTATCGCAAACGCGGTAACTCTTGGGAATATAGAATAAAATACAATGAAAGTGGACAACAAAAAACATTATCTAAAAGTGGATTCTCTTCTAAATCCGCTGCACGTGCTGCTGCAATATTAGTTGAAGAAAAATTGTTTAAAGGTGGCATTGATGAAGTACGTAAGGGAGAAATGTTGTTTGAGGACTGGGTACAACGCTACAAAAAAATCCATGATTCCCAGCGCCGTGAATCCAGTAATGTTTCAGCTGAAAATGGACAAAAAAAGTTATTAGCACGATTTAGTGGCTATAAATTAAAGAACATAAATCGTGAAGAATACCAAATCTTTATAAATGAATTATTATTTGAACATGATTATAGTAAGAACACCGTTGACAGAATACATGGTGAAATGATGTCTATTATCAATACTGCTGTGGAACACGAACGACTTGAGAAAAATAAATTACGTTCTATTTCTATCAAAAAAGATGAAGACAACAATAAAATAATATTTTTGACTTTAGAGGAATCACAAAAGTTGCTAGAAGTTATGGAAACACAAGAAATGTTTAAAAAAGTGATGGTGCATATTTTACTCAAAACAGGTATTCGTAGCGGCGAACTTTTGGGTTTAATGTGGAAAGATATAAGCTTTGAAAATCAAACTATGACAATTGATCGTCAACGCACTCGAGACGGCTTAGGACCGTTAAAAACTGATGCATCATATCGAACAATAGTTATTGACGACGAGTTAAATGACTTATTAAAAGAATTTCAAGCATGGCAAGAAGAAAATAAATCTAATGATGATACTTATATAGAATCAGAGTATGTCATGGTAGATGAAACAGGCAAGTTATTTTATCATACAAAACCACAAGATATGATGAAAAACTTTTTACGTTATGCTAAAATACCTGAAAGAAAATCAACACATTTACTACGACACACACATGCTGTTTTATTGTTAGAGGCAGGGGTCGATATTAAAACAGTATCCACTAGGTTGGGGCATAAAAATATAAATATTACAGCAAACACATATTTGCATGTCACTCAAAATCATGAACAAAAATCCATCGAAAAATTTATAAACTACCTCAATTTTTGA
- a CDS encoding TrkH family potassium uptake protein codes for MMKKKKKQLRLVTPFQLLVSYYFIAIATSFFLLRLPWVHQEGIEVAYLDTLFTAVSAVSVTGLTVFDISETYTTFGLVMLLIVLQLGAIGIMSLGTFIWLLVGKRIGMRERQLIMIDHNQYKLSGVVQLIREIVKILFFIEAAGAIVLTLHFKRYFDTWQEALTHGIFTSISATTNGGFDITGMSLQPFHLDYFVQFVTMLLIVLGAIGFPVLIELKLFLMKKDPTFRFSLFTKITTATYGILFIIGTFGILALESFHSFKGMSWHEAFFSAMYHSVSTRSAGLTTYDVQTFGEATDVFMSFLMFIGSSPSSVGGGIRTTTFAIAILFLISYANGREEIQIFGREVHMIDVFRSFVVITLALFMVFLATIMLLISEPHATATQLIFEITSAFGTCGMSLGITNDLSTFGKLVIMVLMFIGRVGIISFLYTLGGNTKKLKYHYPKERVIIG; via the coding sequence TTGATGAAAAAGAAAAAGAAGCAACTAAGATTAGTTACGCCATTCCAGCTACTTGTATCTTATTATTTTATAGCGATTGCAACATCATTTTTTTTACTTCGATTGCCATGGGTGCATCAGGAGGGCATTGAAGTCGCTTATTTAGATACATTATTTACAGCAGTAAGTGCAGTCAGTGTAACAGGCTTAACTGTTTTTGATATTTCGGAAACGTATACGACATTTGGACTTGTTATGCTGCTAATTGTTTTGCAATTAGGGGCAATCGGCATTATGTCGCTTGGTACATTTATTTGGTTACTTGTAGGTAAGCGAATTGGCATGCGTGAAAGACAATTAATTATGATTGACCATAATCAATATAAATTATCAGGCGTTGTCCAATTAATTCGCGAAATCGTGAAAATATTATTTTTCATCGAGGCTGCTGGAGCAATTGTGCTAACCTTGCATTTTAAGCGTTATTTTGATACATGGCAAGAAGCATTAACACATGGTATTTTCACATCCATTTCGGCAACGACAAACGGCGGCTTTGATATTACAGGCATGAGCTTACAGCCATTCCATTTGGATTATTTCGTGCAATTTGTCACGATGCTATTAATTGTGCTTGGCGCAATCGGCTTCCCTGTATTAATTGAATTGAAGCTGTTTTTAATGAAAAAAGATCCAACATTCCGCTTTAGTCTATTTACGAAAATTACGACAGCAACATATGGCATCTTGTTTATTATTGGTACATTCGGCATTTTAGCACTCGAAAGCTTTCATTCATTTAAAGGAATGTCATGGCATGAGGCATTTTTTTCAGCGATGTACCATTCCGTTTCGACACGCTCAGCAGGTTTAACAACTTATGATGTGCAAACATTCGGTGAGGCGACAGATGTCTTTATGAGCTTTTTAATGTTTATCGGATCATCGCCTAGCTCAGTTGGTGGGGGGATTCGCACAACGACGTTTGCAATTGCCATTTTATTTTTAATTTCATATGCAAATGGTCGTGAGGAGATTCAAATATTCGGACGTGAAGTGCATATGATTGATGTGTTCCGCTCATTTGTTGTCATTACATTAGCATTATTTATGGTATTTTTAGCAACGATTATGCTGTTAATTTCAGAGCCACATGCAACAGCGACACAGCTAATCTTTGAAATTACCTCCGCATTCGGAACATGTGGTATGTCTCTTGGCATTACAAACGATTTATCGACATTTGGTAAGCTAGTCATCATGGTGCTAATGTTTATCGGGCGTGTCGGCATTATTTCGTTTTTATATACGCTAGGTGGCAATACGAAAAAATTGAAATACCATTATCCAAAGGAACGGGTAATTATTGGGTAA
- a CDS encoding TerC family protein: MEAILLEYAWVLVVLVVLEGLLAADNAVVMAVMVKHLPQEQQKKALFYGLFGAFIFRFAALFLITILVNYWQIQALGAAYLLFISAKHIYDAKFKKDDGEEQVKEKKGSGFWMTVVKVELADIAFAIDSMLAAVAIAVTLPHLTEYHVGGINAGQFSVMFLGGLIGLIIMRFAAQWFVKILNKLPSLETAAFLIVGWVGVKLVILTLAHEKVALIPHDFPHSTLWKVTFWVVLVAIAAGGYFFSVAKNKKQEA; the protein is encoded by the coding sequence ATGGAAGCAATATTATTAGAATACGCATGGGTACTTGTTGTACTTGTTGTATTGGAAGGCTTGCTTGCAGCCGACAATGCAGTCGTTATGGCAGTTATGGTAAAGCATTTACCGCAGGAACAACAAAAGAAGGCTTTATTTTATGGATTATTCGGGGCATTTATATTTAGATTTGCTGCTTTATTTTTAATCACGATACTTGTTAACTATTGGCAAATTCAAGCTTTAGGTGCAGCCTATTTATTATTTATTTCAGCTAAACATATTTATGATGCAAAGTTCAAAAAAGACGATGGTGAAGAGCAAGTGAAGGAAAAGAAAGGCTCTGGCTTCTGGATGACGGTTGTGAAGGTAGAGTTAGCTGATATTGCGTTCGCAATCGACTCAATGCTTGCAGCAGTAGCGATTGCAGTGACATTACCACATTTGACAGAATATCATGTTGGCGGCATTAACGCAGGGCAATTCTCAGTAATGTTCCTAGGTGGTTTAATTGGCTTAATCATTATGCGTTTTGCAGCGCAATGGTTTGTAAAAATATTGAACAAGCTACCATCTCTTGAAACAGCGGCATTTTTAATTGTTGGCTGGGTAGGGGTTAAATTAGTTATTTTAACATTAGCACATGAAAAAGTAGCGTTAATTCCACACGATTTTCCACATTCAACATTATGGAAAGTGACATTCTGGGTTGTGTTAGTAGCAATCGCAGCAGGTGGTTACTTCTTCAGCGTAGCGAAAAATAAAAAACAAGAGGCTTAA